Proteins from a single region of Esox lucius isolate fEsoLuc1 chromosome 13, fEsoLuc1.pri, whole genome shotgun sequence:
- the LOC117595447 gene encoding transmembrane protein 233, which yields MSPVALKQTNLKTNLSMDGGANHLGLREAQEVPHLKNYIYLTIFTCFCPAWPVNIVALVFSVLSQTSYDEEDYEGSKRLGRKALHMAIVSMVIGLLIILIFSVLHFTKHAV from the exons ATGTCTCCAGTGGCACTCAAGCAAACAAATTTAAAGACAAATCTGTCAATGGATGGAGGCGCTAACCATTTGGGGCTCAGGGAAGCACAGGAGGTTCCTCATCTGAAGAACTACATCTACCTTACCATCTTCACCTGTTTCTGTCCAGCCTGGCCTGTCAACATTGTGGCTCTGGTCTTCTCGGTTCTG TCTCAGACCAGTTATGATGAGGAGGACTATGAGGGGTCCAAGAGGCTGGGTAGGAAAGCCCTCCACATGGCAATAGTCTCCATGGTCATTGGCCTACTGATCATCCTGATATTCTCTGTATTGCACTTTACCAAG CATGCAGTATGA